Proteins from a single region of Canis aureus isolate CA01 chromosome 26, VMU_Caureus_v.1.0, whole genome shotgun sequence:
- the JAG1 gene encoding protein jagged-1, which yields MRSPRTRDRPGRPLSLLLALLCALRAKVCGASGQFELEILSMQNVNGELQNGHCCGGVRSPGDRKCSHDECDTYFKVCLKEYQFRVTAGGPCSFGSGSTPVLGGNTFNLKAGRGSERNRIVLPFSFAWPRSYTLLVEAWDSSNDTLQPDSIIEKASHSGMINPSRQWQTLKQNTGVAHFEYQIRVTCDDYYYGFGCNKFCRPRDDFFGHYACDQNGNKTCMEGWMGPECNKAICRQGCSPKHGSCKLPGDCRCQYGWQGLYCDKCIPHPGCVHGTCNEPWQCLCETNWGGQLCDKDLNYCGTRQPCLNGGTCSNTGPDKYQCSCPEGYSGPNCEIAEHACLSDPCHNRGSCRETSLGFECECSPGWTGPTCSTNIDDCSPNNCSHGGTCQDLVNGFKCVCPPQWTGKTCQLDANECEAKPCVNAKSCKNLIASYYCDCLPGWTGQNCDININDCLGQCQNDASCRDLVNGYRCICPPGYAGDHCERDIDECASNPCLNGGHCQNEINRFQCLCPTGFSGNLCQLDIDYCEPNPCQNGAQCYNRASDYFCKCPEDYEGKNCSHLKDHCRTTPCEVIDSCTVAMASNDTPEGVRYISSNVCGPHGKCKSQSGGKFTCDCNKGFTGTYCHENINDCESNPCKNGGTCIDGVNSYKCICSDGWEGAYCETNINDCSQNPCHNGGSCRDLVNDFYCDCKNGWKGKTCHSRDSQCDEATCNNGGTCYDEGDAFKCMCPGGWEGTTCNIARNSSCLPNPCHNGGTCVVNGDSFTCVCKEGWEGPICAQNTNDCSPHPCYNSGTCVDGDNWYRCECAPGFAGPDCRININECQSSPCAFGATCVDEINGYRCVCPPGHSGAKCQEVSGKPCITMGSVIPDGAKWDDDCNTCQCLNGRIACSKVWCGPRPCLLHKGHSECPSGQSCIPILEDQCFVRPCTGVGECRSSSLQPVKTKCTSDPYYQDNCANITFTFNKEMMSPGLTTEHICSELRNLNILKNVSAEYSIYIACEPSPSANNEIHVAISAEDIRDDGNPIKEITDKIIDLVSKRDGNSSLIAAVAEVRVQRRPLKNRTDFLVPLLSSVLTVAWICCLVTAFYWCVRKRRKPSSHARSASEDNTTNNVREQLNQIKNPIEKHGANTVPVKDYENKNSKMSKIRTHNSEVEEDDMDKHQQKARFAKQPAYTLVDREEKPPNGTPAKHPNWTNKQDNRDLESAQSLNRMEYIV from the exons GTGTGCGGCGCCTCGGGCCAGTTCGAGCTGGAGATCCTGTCCATGCAGAACGTGAACGGGGAGCTGCAGAACGGGCACTGCTGCGGCGGCGTCCGGAGCCCGGGGGACCGCAAGTGCTCTCACGACGAGTGTGACACGTACTTCAAAGTGTGCCTCAAGGAGTACCAGTTCCGCGTCACGGCCGGGGGGCCCTGTAGCTTCGGGTCGGGCTCCACGCCAGTCCTCGGGGGCAACACCTTCAATCTCAAGGCCGGCCGTGGCAGCGAACGCAACCGCATCGTGCTGCCTTTCAGTTTCGCCTGGCCG AGGTCCTACACTTTGCTGGTGGAAGCGTGGGATTCCAGTAATGACACTCTCC AGCCCGACAGCATTATTGAAAAGGCCTCTCACTCAGGCATGATCAACCCCAGCAGGCAGTGGCAGACACTGAAGCAGAACACAGGGGTTGCCCACTTTGAGTATCAGATCCGTGTCACCTGTGATGACTATTACTATGGCTTTGGCTGCAACAAGTTCTGCCGACCCAGAGATGACTTCTTTGGACACTATGCCTGTGACCAGAATGGCAACAAAACTTGCATGGAGGGCTGGATGGGCCCAGAATGTAACAAAG cTATTTGCCGACAGGGCTGTAGTCCCAAGCATGGATCTTGCAAACTCCCAGGTGACTGCAG GTGCCAGTACGGCTGGCAAGGCCTGTACTGCGACAAGTGCATCCCGCACCCCGGGTGTGTCCACGGCACCTGTAACGAGCCCTGGCAGTGCCTCTGCGAGACCAACTGGGGCGGCCAGCTCTGCGACAAAG ATCTCAACTACTGCGGGACCCGGCAGCCCTGCCTCAACGGGGGCACCTGCAGCAACACGGGCCCTGACAAGTACCAGTGCTCCTGCCCCGAGGGCTACTCAGGCCCCAACTGTGAGATCG CGGAGCACGCCTGCCTGTCCGACCCCTGCCACAACAGAGGCAGCTGCAGGGAGACCTCGCTGGGCTTCGAGTGTGAGTGCTCTCCGGGCTGGACGGGCCCCACGTGTTCCACAA ACATTGATGACTGTTCTCCAAATAACTGTTCCCACGGGGGCACCTGCCAGGACTTGGTTAATGGATTCAAGTGCGTGTGCCCACCCCAGTGGACTGGCAAAACGTGCCAGTTAG ATGCAAATGAATGTGAGGCCAAACCTTGTGTAAATGCCAAGTCCTGTAAGAACCTGATTGCGAGCTACTACTGTGATTGCCTCCCTGGCTGGACGGGTCAGAATTGTGACATAA atattaatGACTGCCTTGGCCAGTGTCAGAATGATGCCTCCTGTCGG gATTTGGTTAATGGTTATCGCTGTATCTGTCCACCTGGCTATGCAGGCGATCACTGTGAGAGAGACATCGATGAATGCGCCAGCAACCCCTGTTTGAATGGGGGTCACTGTCAGAATGAAATCAACAGATTCCAGTGTCTGTGTCCCACTGGTTTCTCTGGAAACCTCTGTCAG CTGGACATAGATTATTGTGAGCCCAATCCCTGCCAGAACGGTGCCCAGTGCTACAACCGTGCCAGCGACTATTTCTGCAAGTGTCCCGAGGACTACGAAGGCAAGAACTGCTCCCACCTCAAAGACCATTGCCGCACGACTCCCTGCGAAG TGATTGACAGCTGCACAGTGGCCATGGCTTCCAACGACACACCTGAGGGGGTGCGGTACATCTCCTCGAACGTCTGTGGTCCCCATGGGAAGTGCAAGAGTCAGTCGGGAGGCAAATTCACCTGTGACTGTAACAAAGGCTTCACTGGAACGTACTGCCATGAAA ATATTAATGACTGCGAGAGCAATCCCTGTAAAAACGGCGGCACTTGCATCGATGGGGTCAACTCCTACAAATGCATCTGCAGTGACGGCTGGGAGGGGGCCTACTGTGAAACCA ACATTAACGACTGCAGCCAGAATCCCTGCCACAATGGTGGCTCATGTCGTGACCTCGTCAACGACTTCTACTGTGACTGTAAAAAcgggtggaaaggaaagacctGCCATTCGC GTGACAGCCAGTGTGATGAGGCCACGTGCAACAACGGTGGCACCTGCTATGACGAAGGGGATGCTTTCAAGTGCATGtgtcctggaggctgggaagggaCGACCTGCAACATAG CCCGAAATAGTAGCTGCCTACCCAACCCTTGCCACAacgggggcacctgtgtggtcaACGGGGACTCCTTCACGTGTGTCTGCAAAGAAGGCTGGGAGGGGCCGATCTGCGCTCAGA ATACCAATGACTGCAGTCCTCATCCTTG TTACAACAGTGGCACGTGCGTGGATGGAGACAACTGGTACCGGTGTGAGTGTGCCCCTGGTTTTGCTGGACCCGACTGCAGAATAA ACATCAATGAATGCCAGTCCTCACCGTGTGCCTTTGGGGCAACCTGTGTGGATGAGATTAATGGCTACCGGTGCGTCTGCCCCCCAGGGCACAGCGGTGCCAAGTGCCAGGAAG TTTCAGGGAAACCTTGCATCACTATGGGAAGTGTGATCCCAGATGGGGCCAAGTGGGACGATGACTGCAATACCTGCCAGTGCCTGAACGGAAGGATCGCCTGCTCCAAG gtCTGGTGCGGCCCTCGACCTTGCCTGCTCCACAAAGGGCACAGCGAGTGCCCCAGCGGGCAGAGCTGCATCCCTATCCTGGAGGACCAGTGTTTCGTCCGCCCCTGCACGGGCGTGGGCGAGTGTCGGTCTTCCAGTCTCCAGCCGGTGAAGACCAAGTGTACCTCTGACCCCTACTACCAGGATAACTGTGCCAACATCACATTCACCTTCAACAAAGAGATGATGTCACCG GGTCTAACCACAGAGCATATCTGCAGCGAATTGAGGAATCTGAATATCTTGAAGAACGTTTCTGCTGAATATTCAATCTACATAGCTTGTGAGCCTTCCCCTTCTGCGAACAACGAAATACATGTGGCCATT TCTGCTGAAGACATACGGGACGATGGAAACCCTATCAAGGAAATCACTGACAAAATCATAGACCTCGTTAGTAAACGTGACGGGAATAGCTCGCTGATCGCTGCTGTGGCGGAAGTGCGAGTACAGAGGCGGCCTCTGAAGAACAGAACAG ATTTCCTGGTCCCTCTGCTGAGCTCTGTCTTAACGGTGGCTTGGATCTGTTGCCTGGTGACGGCCTTCTACTGGTGCGTGCGGAAGCGGCGGAAGCCCAGCAGCCACGCGCGCTCGGCCTCCGAGGACAACACCACCAACAACGTGCGGGAGCAGCTGAACCAGATCAAGAACCCCATCGAGAAGCATGGGGCCAACACGGTCCCCGTCAAGGACTACGAGAACAAAAACtccaaaatgtcaaaaataaggACACACAACTCAGAGGTGGAGGAGGACGACATGGATAAGCACCAGCAGAAAGCCCGGTTTGCCAAGCAGCCCGCATACACGCTGGTAGACCGAGAGGAGAAGCCTCCCAACGGCACGCCAGCCAAACACCCAAACTGGACAAACAAACAGGACAACAGAGACCTGGAAAGTGCCCAGAGCCTAAACCGGATGGAGTACATCGTATAG